A genomic window from Phyllopteryx taeniolatus isolate TA_2022b chromosome 2, UOR_Ptae_1.2, whole genome shotgun sequence includes:
- the abcc12 gene encoding ATP-binding cassette sub-family C member 12 isoform X9, protein MPPATSMTPWSRRFKSLNDINSNHYMLFNSGTRWLAFRLDFMAATLTLFVSLFVVLSRNEDISPSLKGLALSYTIQLTGMLQYVVRQATEVEARFNSVERLQEYITGCKSEAPRHLEDACMPENWPTGGSIAFQNYKMRYRENTPIVLNGLDFIIRAGEKLGIVGRTGSGKSSLGVALFRLAEPAAGSILIDGVDISAIGLQDLRSKLSIIPQDPVLFVGTVRHNLDPFNSYSDKKIWVALERTYMKDSISKLEGHLQAQVLENGENFSVGERQLICMARALLRNSKIILLDEATASIDAETDAMIQTTIRDAFQDCTMLTIAHRINTVIHADRILVMDNGKVAELDTPDVLSQRSDSLFSSLLDAANSVSTSEAN, encoded by the exons ATGCCGCCTGCCACTTCCATGACACCATGGTCAAGAAG GTTCAAGTCCCTGAATGACATCAACTCCAACCACTATATGCTCTTTAACTCCGGGACCCGCTGGCTGGCCTTCAGGCTTGACTTCATGGCAGCCACGCTGACCTTGTTTGTGTCGCTCTTTGTGGTTCTGAGCCGTAACGAGGACATCAGTCCGTCCTTAAAGGGTCTAGCTTTGTCCTACACCATACAG CTGACGGGCATGCTGCAGTACGTGGTGAGGCAAGCCACAGAGGTGGAAGCCAGGTTCAACTCAGTGGAGAGGCTGCAGGAGTACATAACG GGGTGTAAGTCCGAGGCTCCCAGACACCTGGAGGACGCTTGTATGCCAGAAAACTGGCCCACGGGGGGGTCCATCGCCTTCCAGAACTACAAGATGAGGTATAGAGAGAACACGCCCATTGTCCTGAATGGGCTGGACTTCATCATCCGAGCTGGAGAGAAGCTGGGCATCGTGGGAAGGACGGGTTCTG GTAAGTCCTCTTTAGGGGTGGCGCTGTTCCGGCTAGCTGAACCAGCCGCGGGAAGCATCCTGATAGACGGAGTTGACATCTCGGCCATCGGTTTGCAAGATCTGCGTAGCAAACTGTCCATCATCCCCCAGGACCCCGTGCTTTTCGTCGGCACAGTCAG GCACAACCTGGACCCCTTTAACAGCTACAGTGACAAGAAGATCTGGGTAGCACTGGAGAGGACCTACATGAAGGACTCT ATCTCCAAACTGGAGGGTCACCTTCAGGCGCAGGTGTTGGAGAACGGAGAGAACTTCTCAGTTGGAGAGCGACAGTTGATCTGCATGGCGAGAGCGTTGCTACGCAACTCCAAG ATCATTCTTTTGGATGAGGCGACAGCGTCCATCGACGCCGAGACCGACGCCATGATCCAGACAACCATCAGAGACGCCTTTCAGGACTGCACCATGCTCACCATCGCACACCGTATAAACACTGTAATACACGCCGACCGCATTCTGGTCATGGACAACGGAAAG GTGGCAGAACTGGACACTCCAGACGTGTTGTCGCAAAGGTCCGACTC
- the abcc12 gene encoding ATP-binding cassette sub-family C member 12 isoform X10: MLFNSGTRWLAFRLDFMAATLTLFVSLFVVLSRNEDISPSLKGLALSYTIQLTGMLQYVVRQATEVEARFNSVERLQEYITGCKSEAPRHLEDACMPENWPTGGSIAFQNYKMRYRENTPIVLNGLDFIIRAGEKLGIVGRTGSGKSSLGVALFRLAEPAAGSILIDGVDISAIGLQDLRSKLSIIPQDPVLFVGTVRHNLDPFNSYSDKKIWVALERTYMKDSISKLEGHLQAQVLENGENFSVGERQLICMARALLRNSKIILLDEATASIDAETDAMIQTTIRDAFQDCTMLTIAHRINTVIHADRILVMDNGKVAELDTPDVLSQRSDSLFSSLLDAANSVSTSEAN; encoded by the exons ATGCTCTTTAACTCCGGGACCCGCTGGCTGGCCTTCAGGCTTGACTTCATGGCAGCCACGCTGACCTTGTTTGTGTCGCTCTTTGTGGTTCTGAGCCGTAACGAGGACATCAGTCCGTCCTTAAAGGGTCTAGCTTTGTCCTACACCATACAG CTGACGGGCATGCTGCAGTACGTGGTGAGGCAAGCCACAGAGGTGGAAGCCAGGTTCAACTCAGTGGAGAGGCTGCAGGAGTACATAACG GGGTGTAAGTCCGAGGCTCCCAGACACCTGGAGGACGCTTGTATGCCAGAAAACTGGCCCACGGGGGGGTCCATCGCCTTCCAGAACTACAAGATGAGGTATAGAGAGAACACGCCCATTGTCCTGAATGGGCTGGACTTCATCATCCGAGCTGGAGAGAAGCTGGGCATCGTGGGAAGGACGGGTTCTG GTAAGTCCTCTTTAGGGGTGGCGCTGTTCCGGCTAGCTGAACCAGCCGCGGGAAGCATCCTGATAGACGGAGTTGACATCTCGGCCATCGGTTTGCAAGATCTGCGTAGCAAACTGTCCATCATCCCCCAGGACCCCGTGCTTTTCGTCGGCACAGTCAG GCACAACCTGGACCCCTTTAACAGCTACAGTGACAAGAAGATCTGGGTAGCACTGGAGAGGACCTACATGAAGGACTCT ATCTCCAAACTGGAGGGTCACCTTCAGGCGCAGGTGTTGGAGAACGGAGAGAACTTCTCAGTTGGAGAGCGACAGTTGATCTGCATGGCGAGAGCGTTGCTACGCAACTCCAAG ATCATTCTTTTGGATGAGGCGACAGCGTCCATCGACGCCGAGACCGACGCCATGATCCAGACAACCATCAGAGACGCCTTTCAGGACTGCACCATGCTCACCATCGCACACCGTATAAACACTGTAATACACGCCGACCGCATTCTGGTCATGGACAACGGAAAG GTGGCAGAACTGGACACTCCAGACGTGTTGTCGCAAAGGTCCGACTC